Proteins from a single region of Streptomyces griseiscabiei:
- a CDS encoding LacI family DNA-binding transcriptional regulator translates to MTTRLADIAAQAGVSEATVSRVLNGKPGVAATTRQSVLAALDVLGYERPVRLRQRSAGLVGLITPELENPIFPALAQVIGQALTRQGYTPVLATQTPGGSTEDELTEMLVDRGVAGIIFVSGLHADTSADMQRYEQLRAQGVPFVLVDGFSPKVQAPFISPDDRAAMALAVTHLVSLGHTRIGLALGPKRFVPVQRKIEGFVRTMQDQLGLAAATVESELVQHSLYTLEGGQAAALALIDRDCTAVVCASDMMALGAIRAARQQGLQVPRDVSVVGFDDSPLIAFTDPPLTTVRKPVPAMGQAAVRTLLEEIGGTPAPHSEFVFMPELVVRGSTASAPGERNRT, encoded by the coding sequence GTGACCACACGGCTTGCCGACATCGCAGCCCAGGCGGGGGTCAGCGAGGCGACTGTCAGCCGCGTCCTGAACGGGAAGCCGGGCGTCGCCGCGACCACTCGCCAGTCCGTCCTGGCCGCCCTCGACGTCCTGGGCTACGAGCGGCCCGTACGGCTGCGGCAGCGCAGCGCGGGCCTGGTGGGCCTCATAACCCCGGAGCTGGAGAACCCCATATTCCCGGCCCTGGCCCAGGTCATCGGCCAGGCGCTGACCCGGCAGGGCTACACGCCGGTGCTCGCCACGCAGACCCCCGGCGGTTCGACGGAGGACGAGCTGACGGAGATGCTCGTCGACCGGGGCGTCGCCGGCATCATCTTCGTCTCCGGGCTGCACGCCGACACCTCGGCCGACATGCAGCGCTACGAGCAACTGCGCGCCCAGGGCGTGCCGTTCGTCCTCGTGGACGGCTTCTCCCCGAAGGTGCAGGCCCCCTTCATCTCCCCGGACGACCGGGCGGCGATGGCCCTCGCGGTGACGCATCTGGTGTCCCTCGGGCACACCCGGATAGGCCTGGCCCTCGGACCGAAGCGTTTCGTGCCGGTCCAGCGCAAGATCGAGGGTTTCGTGCGGACCATGCAGGACCAGCTGGGGCTGGCGGCCGCGACGGTCGAGTCCGAGCTGGTCCAGCACTCGCTGTACACCCTGGAGGGCGGCCAGGCGGCGGCCCTGGCGCTCATCGACCGGGACTGCACGGCGGTGGTGTGCGCGAGCGACATGATGGCGCTGGGCGCGATCCGGGCGGCCCGGCAGCAGGGTCTTCAGGTGCCGCGGGACGTCTCGGTCGTCGGCTTCGACGACTCCCCGCTGATCGCCTTCACGGACCCGCCCCTGACGACCGTCCGCAAGCCGGTCCCGGCCATGGGGCAGGCGGCGGTGCGCACGCTGCTGGAGGAGATCGGCGGGACTCCGGCGCCGCACAGTGAATTCGTGTTCATGCCGGAACTGGTGGTGCGGGGATCGACCGCCTCGGCTCCTGGGGAACGGAACCGTACCTGA
- a CDS encoding LysR family transcriptional regulator, protein MLDVRRMQVLRTVVTSGSVTAAATALGYTPSAISQQIAALEKEAGTALLERVGRGVRPTEAGLLLTEYADTIGRQVAEAQTALADLRAGRTGRLAVRYFATAGAPLVAPAVARLRAEHPGVRIELKLIDPGDPLPAVKEGRADLALVVRPRGADPEGVRLLHLLDDTYFAVLPAGHPLADRPALALADLADEPWVGSEWPGPCLDAQLEACAEAGFRPGFAVESEDYATAQGFVAAGLGVGLVPRLGLGSPHPDVVVRRFTGPQPRRSIHAAVRATAPPQPALRTFVKALREAAEASGPPWPAPQGHTAPGRTARACLHIPACPATPCTHSHRTGP, encoded by the coding sequence ATGCTCGACGTGCGGCGTATGCAGGTGCTCAGGACCGTGGTGACCAGCGGCTCGGTGACGGCCGCGGCGACCGCCCTCGGCTACACCCCCTCCGCGATCAGCCAGCAGATCGCCGCGCTGGAGAAGGAGGCCGGGACCGCGCTGCTGGAGCGGGTCGGGCGCGGGGTGCGGCCCACGGAGGCGGGACTGCTGCTCACCGAGTACGCGGACACCATCGGCCGGCAGGTCGCCGAGGCGCAGACCGCGCTGGCCGATCTGCGGGCGGGCCGCACCGGACGGCTGGCCGTGCGCTACTTCGCCACGGCGGGCGCTCCCCTCGTGGCCCCCGCCGTCGCCCGGCTGCGCGCCGAGCACCCCGGCGTACGGATCGAGCTGAAGCTGATCGACCCCGGCGACCCGCTCCCGGCCGTCAAGGAGGGCCGCGCCGACCTCGCGCTCGTCGTACGGCCGCGCGGGGCCGACCCCGAGGGCGTACGGCTGCTGCATCTGCTCGACGACACCTACTTCGCCGTCCTGCCGGCCGGGCACCCCCTCGCCGACCGGCCCGCCCTCGCCCTGGCCGACCTCGCCGACGAGCCCTGGGTCGGCAGCGAGTGGCCGGGCCCGTGTCTGGACGCGCAGCTGGAGGCATGTGCCGAGGCCGGGTTCCGGCCCGGGTTCGCGGTGGAGAGCGAGGACTACGCGACCGCGCAGGGCTTCGTCGCCGCCGGCCTCGGCGTCGGCCTCGTCCCGCGCCTCGGCCTGGGCAGCCCGCACCCGGATGTCGTCGTACGCCGGTTCACCGGCCCGCAACCCCGGCGCTCGATCCACGCGGCCGTCCGCGCGACGGCTCCGCCGCAGCCCGCCCTGCGGACGTTCGTCAAGGCGCTGCGGGAGGCCGCCGAGGCCTCGGGGCCGCCGTGGCCGGCGCCACAAGGGCACACGGCACCCGGGCGCACGGCTAGGGCCTGTCTTCACATTCCCGCCTGCCCCGCGACGCCATGCACGCACTCTCACCGCACCGGGCCCTGA
- a CDS encoding DMT family transporter produces MPLSSTLRMAVLALLWGSGFLWIKLALNHGLSPLQITVARCALGAGVLLAVALAARQRLPRDRRTWGHLLVAAFFCNALPFALFSIGEQTVDSGTAGVLNATTPLWALLLGLLLGTDRPLSPARLTGLLLGFAGVLLIFAPWQRAGLMTGGALALLGAAVSYAVAFAYMGRHLTGSDAPLAVSAAQLLAATGWAALALPAGSTGATGPDLTALLAVTVLGVLGTGVTFYLNYRLIADEGATNAATVGYLLPVVSVALGALFLDERVGPRVIAGMAVVLAGVALTRVRVRVRREGRVPSPRPVSAPATATATGDRAVAPR; encoded by the coding sequence ATGCCTCTCTCGTCGACTCTCCGCATGGCCGTGCTCGCCCTCCTCTGGGGCTCCGGCTTCCTCTGGATCAAGCTCGCCCTCAACCACGGCCTGTCCCCGCTCCAGATCACGGTCGCACGGTGCGCGCTGGGCGCGGGGGTGCTGCTGGCGGTGGCCCTGGCCGCGCGCCAGCGGCTGCCGCGCGACCGGCGGACCTGGGGCCATCTGCTGGTGGCGGCCTTCTTCTGCAACGCCCTCCCCTTCGCGCTCTTCAGCATCGGCGAGCAGACCGTCGACTCGGGCACGGCCGGCGTCCTCAACGCGACGACCCCCCTGTGGGCCCTGCTCCTGGGCCTCCTTCTCGGCACCGACCGCCCCCTCTCCCCCGCCCGCCTCACCGGACTGCTGCTCGGCTTCGCCGGAGTGCTGCTGATCTTCGCGCCCTGGCAGCGGGCGGGGCTGATGACCGGCGGGGCGCTCGCGCTGCTCGGGGCGGCCGTGAGCTACGCGGTGGCCTTCGCCTACATGGGCCGCCATCTGACGGGCTCCGACGCCCCGCTCGCCGTCTCCGCCGCACAGCTCCTGGCCGCGACGGGCTGGGCGGCCCTCGCCCTGCCCGCCGGGAGCACCGGTGCGACCGGGCCGGACCTCACCGCACTCCTCGCGGTGACCGTCCTGGGCGTCCTCGGCACCGGGGTCACCTTCTACCTCAACTACCGCCTGATCGCGGACGAGGGCGCGACGAACGCGGCCACGGTCGGCTACCTGCTGCCGGTCGTCTCGGTGGCCCTGGGAGCGCTGTTCCTCGACGAGCGGGTGGGTCCGCGGGTGATCGCCGGGATGGCGGTGGTGCTGGCGGGGGTGGCGCTGACACGGGTGCGGGTTCGGGTGCGGCGGGAGGGGCGCGTGCCGTCGCCCCGGCCGGTCTCGGCCCCGGCGACGGCCACGGCCACGGGCGACCGGGCGGTCGCGCCGCGGTGA
- a CDS encoding bifunctional [glutamine synthetase] adenylyltransferase/[glutamine synthetase]-adenylyl-L-tyrosine phosphorylase: MMTPGRRSSTYSRLLRHGFTDPSAAERLLESEELSAVRNDPVLLDALGASADPNLALLGLVRLLEAQPDRTARREVLDTLTAAKPLRDRLLGVLGASAALGDHLARHARDWQALVTYEAQDLHPGVEEFERGLAEAGDPVSLRVAYRRCLLSIAARDVCGTTDVAQAAAELADLATATLRAALAIARAAAPEDAALCRLAVIAMGKCGGHELNYVSDVDVIFVGETADGADEQQAIRAATRLASHMMRICSETTVEGSIWPVDANLRPEGRNGPLVRTLSSHLAYYQRWAKTWEFQALLKARPVAGDLDLGEAYVAALEPLVWQAAERENFVPDVQRMRRRVIENIPAAEIDRQLKLGPGGLRDVEFAVQLLQLVHGRGDTSLRSGTTLDALGALAAGGYVGRTDAAQLDAAYRFLRSMEHRIQLYRLRRTHLVPEDDDDLRRIGRSLGLRTDPVAELNREWRRHAAVVRRLHEKLFYRPLLDAVAQLAPGETKLSADAARERLVALGYADPAAALRHLEALASGVSRKAAIQRTLLPVLLGWFADSADPDAGLLNFRKVSDALGRTPWYLRLLRDEGAAAENLARVLSAGRLAPDLLMRAPEAVSLLGDGDGVAGGAGGLEPRTRAHLEQEILAAVNRADGAQQAVTAARGVRRRELFRTAAMDIVGSYGTEASPATADQGALVDLVGGAVSDLTAATLAGTLRAVVRDGWGDTLPTRFAVIGMGRFGGHELGYGSDADVLFVHEPREGADEQEAARAANTVVSEMRRLLQLPSADPPLLIDADLRPEGKTGPLVRTLKSYEAYYRRWSLGWESQALLRAEPVAGDEELGRRFIELVDPLRYPANGLGDDAVREIRRLKARMESERLPRGADPTLHSKLGRGGLSDVEWTVQLLQLQHGRREPGLRTTRTREALAAAREADLVSAENAAVLDEAWVLATRVRNAVMLVRGRAGDTFPSHGRELAAVGRYLGYVPGHVGDMLDDYRRITRRARGVVEELFYGG, from the coding sequence ATGATGACGCCGGGGCGCAGGAGCAGTACGTACTCGCGACTGCTGCGGCACGGTTTCACCGATCCGAGCGCCGCCGAGCGGCTGCTGGAGAGCGAGGAGCTGTCGGCCGTACGGAACGACCCGGTGCTGCTGGACGCGCTGGGGGCGAGCGCCGACCCGAATCTCGCGCTGCTGGGGCTCGTACGGCTGCTGGAGGCGCAGCCGGACCGTACGGCGCGGCGGGAGGTGCTGGACACGCTGACGGCGGCCAAGCCGCTGCGGGACCGGCTGCTGGGGGTGCTCGGCGCGTCCGCCGCGCTCGGTGACCATCTGGCCCGGCACGCGCGGGACTGGCAGGCGCTCGTCACGTACGAGGCGCAGGATCTGCACCCGGGGGTCGAGGAGTTCGAGCGGGGGCTCGCCGAGGCCGGCGACCCGGTGTCGCTGCGCGTCGCCTACCGCCGCTGTCTCCTCTCGATCGCCGCCCGGGACGTCTGCGGGACGACCGATGTCGCCCAGGCCGCCGCCGAGTTGGCCGACCTCGCCACCGCGACGCTGCGCGCGGCGCTCGCGATCGCCCGCGCCGCCGCGCCCGAGGACGCGGCGCTGTGCCGGCTCGCGGTGATCGCGATGGGCAAGTGCGGCGGCCACGAACTGAACTACGTCTCCGACGTCGACGTCATCTTCGTCGGGGAGACGGCGGACGGGGCCGACGAACAGCAGGCGATCCGGGCGGCCACCCGGCTCGCCTCGCACATGATGCGGATCTGCTCCGAGACGACCGTCGAGGGCAGCATCTGGCCCGTGGACGCCAATCTGCGGCCGGAGGGGCGCAACGGCCCGCTGGTCCGCACCCTCAGCAGCCATCTCGCGTACTACCAGCGCTGGGCCAAGACCTGGGAGTTCCAGGCCCTGCTGAAGGCCCGGCCGGTCGCGGGCGACCTCGACCTGGGCGAGGCGTACGTCGCCGCGCTGGAGCCGCTCGTCTGGCAGGCCGCCGAGCGCGAGAACTTCGTCCCCGATGTGCAGCGGATGCGGCGCCGGGTGATCGAGAACATCCCGGCCGCCGAGATCGACCGGCAGCTCAAGCTCGGGCCGGGCGGGTTGCGGGACGTCGAGTTCGCCGTCCAGCTGCTCCAGCTGGTGCACGGGCGCGGGGACACGTCGCTGCGCAGCGGGACCACGCTCGACGCGCTCGGCGCGCTGGCCGCCGGCGGCTATGTGGGGCGGACGGACGCGGCCCAACTGGACGCCGCGTACCGCTTCCTGCGCTCGATGGAACACCGCATCCAGCTCTACCGGCTGCGCCGCACCCATCTCGTCCCCGAGGACGACGACGACCTGCGGCGCATCGGCCGTTCGCTCGGCCTGCGCACCGACCCGGTCGCCGAGCTGAACCGCGAGTGGCGGCGCCACGCGGCCGTCGTACGGCGGCTGCACGAGAAGCTGTTCTACCGCCCGCTCCTCGACGCGGTCGCCCAACTCGCGCCCGGCGAGACCAAGTTGAGCGCCGACGCGGCCCGTGAACGGCTCGTCGCCCTCGGCTACGCCGACCCGGCCGCCGCCCTGCGCCATCTGGAGGCGCTGGCGTCCGGTGTCTCCCGCAAGGCGGCCATCCAACGCACGCTGCTGCCCGTGCTGTTGGGCTGGTTCGCGGACTCCGCCGACCCGGACGCGGGCCTGCTCAACTTCCGCAAGGTCTCGGACGCGCTCGGCCGGACCCCCTGGTATCTACGGCTGTTGCGCGACGAGGGGGCCGCCGCCGAGAACCTCGCCCGGGTCCTGTCCGCCGGCCGTCTCGCCCCCGACCTCCTCATGCGCGCCCCCGAGGCCGTCTCGCTGCTCGGCGACGGGGACGGTGTCGCGGGCGGCGCCGGCGGGCTCGAACCCCGCACACGCGCCCACCTGGAACAGGAGATCCTGGCCGCCGTGAACCGCGCCGACGGCGCGCAGCAGGCCGTGACGGCGGCGCGGGGCGTCCGCCGCCGCGAGCTCTTCCGTACGGCCGCCATGGACATCGTCGGCTCCTACGGCACCGAGGCGTCCCCCGCGACCGCGGACCAGGGCGCCCTGGTCGACCTCGTGGGCGGCGCGGTCTCCGACCTCACCGCCGCGACCCTCGCGGGCACCCTGCGGGCGGTGGTCCGCGACGGCTGGGGCGACACCCTCCCCACCCGCTTCGCCGTCATCGGCATGGGCCGCTTCGGCGGCCATGAACTGGGCTACGGCTCCGACGCCGACGTCCTGTTCGTCCACGAGCCCCGGGAGGGCGCCGACGAGCAGGAGGCGGCCCGCGCCGCGAACACGGTCGTCTCCGAGATGCGCCGTCTGCTCCAGCTCCCCAGCGCCGACCCGCCCCTCCTCATCGACGCCGACCTCCGCCCCGAGGGCAAGACCGGGCCCCTCGTACGGACGCTGAAGTCGTACGAGGCGTACTACCGCCGGTGGTCGCTGGGCTGGGAGTCACAGGCCCTGCTGCGCGCCGAACCGGTCGCCGGGGACGAGGAGTTGGGCCGCCGCTTCATCGAACTCGTCGACCCGCTGCGCTATCCGGCGAACGGGCTCGGCGACGACGCCGTGCGCGAGATCCGGCGCCTCAAGGCCCGGATGGAGTCGGAGCGGCTGCCGCGCGGCGCCGACCCCACCCTGCACAGCAAGCTCGGCCGCGGCGGGCTGTCCGACGTCGAGTGGACCGTCCAGCTTCTCCAGCTCCAGCACGGCCGACGCGAACCGGGCCTGCGCACCACCCGCACCCGCGAGGCCCTGGCCGCGGCCCGCGAGGCGGACCTGGTGAGCGCCGAGAACGCGGCCGTCCTGGACGAGGCCTGGGTCCTCGCCACCCGCGTCCGCAACGCCGTCATGCTCGTCCGCGGCCGCGCGGGCGACACCTTCCCCTCCCACGGCCGCGAACTCGCCGCCGTGGGCCGCTACCTGGGCTACGTCCCCGGCCACGTCGGCGACATGCTCGACGACTACCGCCGGATCACGCGGCGGGCTCGGGGGGTGGTGGAGGAGTTGTTCTACGGGGGGTGA
- a CDS encoding extracellular solute-binding protein has protein sequence MRRGIAATALVASIALTATACGGSDSGDSADGPVTITWWDTSNATNEAPTYKALVKEFEAANKDIKVKYVNVPFDQAQNKFDTAAGATGAPDILRSEVGWTPAFAKKGFFLPLDGTEALKDQDKFQPNLIKQAQYDGKTYGVPFVTDTLALVYNKALFEKAGVEAPKTWDDLKKAAATVKDETGVDGYWGSTQAYYAQSFLYGDGTDTVDVAQKKITVNSAEAKKAYGTWLELFDGKGLHKADTTADAYAHIQDAFVNGKVASIIQGPWEITNFYKGAAFKDKANLGIATVPAGSSGKAGAPTGGHNLSIYAGSDKAKQEASLKFVNFMTSAKSQETIALKNSTLPTRDDAYTAEVKADPGIAGYQTVLAAAQPRPELPEYSSLWGPLDTELLAIAGGKESLDKGLGNAETAIAKLVPDFSK, from the coding sequence ATGCGGCGTGGCATAGCGGCCACCGCGCTGGTGGCGTCGATCGCCCTCACGGCGACGGCCTGCGGCGGAAGCGACAGCGGCGACTCGGCCGACGGTCCGGTCACCATCACCTGGTGGGACACCTCCAACGCCACCAATGAGGCACCGACGTACAAGGCCTTGGTCAAGGAGTTCGAGGCCGCCAACAAGGACATCAAGGTCAAGTACGTCAACGTGCCCTTCGACCAGGCGCAGAACAAGTTCGACACCGCCGCCGGCGCCACGGGCGCCCCGGACATCCTGCGCTCCGAGGTCGGCTGGACCCCCGCCTTCGCCAAGAAGGGCTTCTTCCTGCCGCTCGACGGCACCGAGGCCCTCAAGGACCAGGACAAGTTCCAGCCCAATCTGATCAAGCAGGCCCAGTACGACGGCAAGACCTACGGCGTCCCGTTCGTCACCGACACCCTCGCGCTCGTCTACAACAAGGCGCTCTTCGAGAAGGCCGGCGTCGAGGCCCCGAAGACCTGGGACGACCTGAAGAAGGCCGCCGCCACCGTCAAGGACGAGACCGGCGTCGACGGCTACTGGGGCTCCACCCAGGCCTACTACGCCCAGTCCTTCCTCTACGGCGACGGCACCGACACCGTCGACGTCGCGCAGAAGAAGATCACCGTGAACTCCGCCGAGGCCAAGAAGGCGTACGGCACCTGGCTGGAGCTCTTCGACGGCAAGGGCCTGCACAAGGCGGACACCACCGCCGACGCCTACGCCCACATCCAGGACGCCTTCGTCAACGGCAAGGTCGCCTCGATCATCCAGGGCCCGTGGGAGATCACCAACTTCTACAAGGGCGCCGCGTTCAAGGACAAGGCCAACCTGGGCATCGCCACCGTCCCGGCGGGCTCCTCCGGCAAGGCGGGCGCCCCGACCGGCGGTCACAACCTGTCGATCTACGCCGGCTCGGACAAGGCGAAGCAGGAGGCGTCGCTGAAGTTCGTCAACTTCATGACCTCGGCGAAGTCCCAGGAGACCATCGCCCTGAAGAACTCCACGCTGCCCACGCGTGACGACGCCTACACCGCCGAGGTCAAGGCCGACCCGGGCATCGCCGGCTACCAGACCGTGCTCGCCGCCGCCCAGCCGCGCCCCGAGCTGCCCGAGTACAGCTCCCTGTGGGGCCCGCTCGACACCGAGCTGCTCGCGATCGCCGGCGGCAAGGAGTCCCTGGACAAGGGCCTCGGCAACGCGGAGACCGCGATCGCCAAGCTGGTCCCGGACTTCAGCAAGTGA
- a CDS encoding phosphatase PAP2 family protein, whose translation MGDSTVTTLEEGREQAAPRSVTDAPGQGFLHRLRVPRRPRLWFEILLIAVSYWTYSLIRNAVPEQKTQALENADWIWKVEHHLGIAVEETINHSVNSVTWLIVGMNYYYATLHFIVTLGVLVWIYRSHPGRYAATRLVLFATTAVALVGYYFYPLAPPRLMTNENFIDTVVVHQTWGSMASGDLKNMSNQYAAMPSMHIGWSLWCGLTIFALASVPWVRVLGLLYPALTLVVIVATANHFWLDAVGGMLCLAFGFAVARLWYGALPYALPRQVAGRGGEPELEPVKA comes from the coding sequence ATGGGTGACTCGACCGTGACGACACTGGAGGAAGGCCGGGAGCAGGCCGCTCCGCGGTCCGTCACGGATGCGCCGGGGCAGGGGTTCCTGCACCGGCTGAGGGTTCCGCGCAGGCCGCGTCTCTGGTTCGAGATCCTGCTGATCGCGGTGAGTTACTGGACGTACTCACTGATCCGCAACGCGGTCCCCGAGCAGAAGACGCAGGCACTGGAGAACGCCGACTGGATCTGGAAGGTGGAGCACCACCTCGGGATCGCGGTCGAGGAGACGATCAACCACTCCGTGAACTCGGTGACATGGCTGATCGTCGGCATGAACTACTACTACGCGACCCTGCACTTCATCGTCACGCTCGGTGTCCTGGTGTGGATCTACCGTAGCCATCCGGGCCGTTACGCGGCGACCCGTCTGGTCCTCTTCGCCACCACCGCCGTCGCCCTGGTCGGCTACTACTTCTATCCGCTGGCCCCGCCCCGGCTGATGACCAACGAGAACTTCATCGACACGGTCGTCGTCCACCAGACCTGGGGCTCGATGGCCTCCGGCGATCTGAAGAACATGTCCAACCAGTACGCGGCGATGCCCTCGATGCACATCGGCTGGTCGCTGTGGTGCGGGCTGACGATCTTCGCGCTGGCGTCGGTGCCGTGGGTGCGGGTGCTGGGCCTGCTCTACCCGGCCCTGACCCTCGTCGTGATCGTCGCCACCGCCAACCACTTCTGGCTGGACGCGGTCGGCGGCATGCTCTGCCTCGCCTTCGGCTTCGCGGTCGCCCGCCTCTGGTACGGCGCGCTGCCGTACGCCCTGCCGCGCCAGGTGGCGGGCCGGGGCGGGGAGCCGGAGCTGGAGCCGGTCAAGGCCTAG
- a CDS encoding glutamine synthetase family protein, with translation MDKQQEFVLRTLEERDIRFVRLWFTDVLGFLKSVAVAPAELEQAFDEGIGFDGSAIEGFARVYESDMIAKPDPSTFQVLPWRAEAPGTARMFCDILMPDGSPSFADPRYVLKRALAKASDLGFTFYTHPEIEFFLLKDKPTDGSRPTPADNSGYFDHTPQNVGMDFRRQAITMLESMGISVEFSHHEGAPGQQEIDLRYADALSTADNIMTFRLVMKQVALEQGVQATFMPKPFSEHPGSGMHTHLSLFEGDRNAFYESGAEYQLSKVGRSFIAGLLKHAAEIAAVTNQWVNSYKRIWGGSERTAGAGGEAPSYICWGHNNRSALVRVPMYKPGKTGSARVEVRSLDSGANPYLAYAMLLAAGLKGIEEGYELPPGAEDDVWALSDAERRAMGIEPLPQNLGEALTLMERSDLVAETLGEHVFDFFLRNKRQEWEEYRSEVTAFELRKNLPVL, from the coding sequence ATGGACAAGCAGCAGGAGTTCGTGCTCCGTACCTTGGAGGAGCGCGACATCCGTTTCGTACGCCTGTGGTTCACGGACGTGCTGGGCTTCCTGAAGTCCGTCGCCGTGGCCCCCGCCGAGCTGGAACAGGCGTTTGACGAGGGCATCGGCTTCGACGGCTCGGCCATCGAGGGCTTCGCCCGGGTGTACGAATCCGACATGATCGCCAAGCCGGACCCGTCGACCTTCCAGGTCCTGCCGTGGCGCGCGGAGGCCCCCGGCACCGCCCGGATGTTCTGCGACATCCTCATGCCGGACGGCTCCCCGTCCTTCGCGGACCCGCGGTATGTGTTGAAGCGGGCCCTGGCCAAGGCCTCCGACCTGGGCTTCACCTTCTACACCCACCCCGAGATCGAGTTCTTCCTGCTGAAGGACAAGCCGACGGACGGCTCCCGTCCGACCCCGGCCGACAACTCGGGCTACTTCGACCACACCCCCCAGAACGTGGGCATGGACTTCCGCCGCCAGGCGATCACCATGCTGGAGTCCATGGGCATCTCGGTCGAGTTCTCCCACCACGAGGGCGCGCCGGGCCAGCAGGAGATCGACCTCCGCTACGCCGACGCGCTCTCCACGGCCGACAACATCATGACGTTCCGCCTGGTCATGAAGCAGGTGGCGCTGGAGCAGGGCGTCCAGGCGACCTTCATGCCGAAGCCGTTCTCCGAGCACCCGGGCTCGGGCATGCACACCCACCTCTCCCTCTTCGAGGGCGACCGGAACGCGTTCTACGAGTCCGGCGCGGAGTACCAGCTCTCCAAGGTCGGCCGCTCCTTCATCGCGGGCCTGCTGAAGCACGCGGCCGAGATCGCCGCCGTGACCAACCAGTGGGTCAACTCCTACAAGCGCATCTGGGGCGGCTCCGAGCGCACAGCCGGCGCCGGCGGCGAGGCCCCCTCGTACATCTGCTGGGGCCACAACAACCGCTCCGCCCTGGTCCGCGTCCCCATGTACAAGCCCGGCAAGACCGGCTCGGCCCGCGTCGAGGTCCGCTCGCTGGACTCCGGCGCCAACCCCTACCTGGCGTACGCCATGCTCCTGGCCGCCGGCCTCAAGGGCATCGAGGAGGGCTACGAGCTGCCGCCGGGCGCCGAGGACGACGTCTGGGCCCTCTCCGACGCGGAGCGCCGCGCGATGGGCATCGAGCCGCTCCCCCAGAACCTCGGCGAGGCCCTGACCCTCATGGAACGCAGCGACCTGGTCGCCGAAACCCTCGGCGAACACGTCTTCGACTTCTTCCTGCGCAACAAGCGTCAGGAGTGGGAGGAGTACCGCTCCGAGGTCACGGCCTTCGAGCTGCGGAAGAACCTGCCGGTGCTGTAG
- a CDS encoding DUF3105 domain-containing protein yields MAAKTNSSAERKARIEAMRRAERSRERRNRILMTGASVLTVAGLVVGGTVLIRSQADDNGSDSVASDSKSSGKWKTGSDGVKTWSTKLTQNHVTKSVKYPMEPPVGGDHNPVWQNCNGDVYDEAIKNENAVHSLEHGAVWVTYNSKASEADVKALAEKVKKTPYTLMSPVDDQKDPIMLSAWGAQRTVTSATDPNLDKFFETYVQGKQTPEPGAACTNGVS; encoded by the coding sequence ATGGCCGCCAAGACCAACAGCAGCGCGGAGCGCAAGGCGCGCATCGAGGCGATGCGTCGCGCCGAGCGTTCTCGTGAGCGCCGGAACCGGATCCTCATGACCGGCGCCAGCGTGCTGACGGTCGCCGGCCTCGTCGTGGGCGGGACGGTCCTGATCCGCTCGCAGGCCGACGACAACGGCAGCGACAGCGTGGCCAGTGACTCCAAGTCCTCGGGCAAGTGGAAGACCGGGTCGGACGGCGTCAAGACCTGGAGCACCAAGCTCACCCAGAACCATGTCACCAAGAGCGTGAAGTACCCGATGGAGCCCCCGGTGGGCGGTGACCACAACCCGGTCTGGCAGAACTGCAACGGCGACGTCTACGACGAGGCGATCAAGAACGAGAACGCCGTGCACTCCCTGGAGCACGGCGCGGTCTGGGTGACGTACAACAGCAAGGCCTCCGAGGCCGACGTCAAGGCGCTCGCGGAGAAGGTCAAGAAGACCCCGTACACCCTGATGAGCCCGGTCGACGACCAGAAGGACCCGATCATGCTCAGCGCGTGGGGGGCCCAGCGCACGGTGACGAGCGCCACCGACCCGAACCTGGACAAGTTCTTCGAGACGTACGTCCAGGGCAAGCAGACCCCCGAGCCGGGTGCCGCCTGCACCAACGGCGTCTCCTGA
- a CDS encoding VOC family protein — protein sequence MQYTLEVIPLPVSDIDRARDFYRDKVGFHVDIDQEVMPGMRIVQLTPPGSGCSVALGDAIWDMAPGSKPAPGSYQGLQLCVADIKAAHAELRERGLDVSEPVQYAPDDGATFMYFKDPDGNGWAIQEYRRRVTEPLHQLLTDLAEAAEKQG from the coding sequence ATGCAGTACACCCTCGAAGTGATTCCGCTGCCCGTGAGCGACATCGACCGGGCCCGGGACTTCTACCGGGACAAGGTCGGGTTCCATGTCGACATCGACCAGGAGGTCATGCCGGGCATGCGGATCGTCCAGCTGACTCCGCCGGGCTCCGGCTGTTCGGTCGCGCTCGGTGACGCCATCTGGGACATGGCCCCGGGGTCCAAGCCGGCCCCCGGCTCCTACCAGGGCCTCCAGCTCTGCGTCGCCGACATCAAGGCCGCCCACGCCGAACTCCGCGAACGCGGCCTCGACGTCTCCGAGCCCGTCCAGTACGCCCCCGACGACGGCGCCACCTTCATGTACTTCAAGGACCCGGACGGCAACGGCTGGGCGATCCAGGAGTACCGGCGCCGGGTCACGGAGCCGCTGCACCAGCTGCTGACGGACCTGGCGGAGGCGGCGGAGAAGCAGGGGTAG